The Lentzea guizhouensis genome contains a region encoding:
- a CDS encoding gamma-glutamyl-gamma-aminobutyrate hydrolase family protein (Members of this family of hydrolases with an active site Cys residue belong to MEROPS family C26.) has protein sequence MSRRIGITQRCVDDEPTGERRWALDARWCEFLTACDVVAVPLPNIAAAAVQMAEELSLDGFLFTGGGDVVEAGGKHPERDLTERTLLALAIRENRPVLGVCRGMQLIAVALGARLRPVAGHVSTRHTITSGEGRRVVNSYHDLAVDRLPSVLEVTAWCGDVVEAVRHKSVRVEGIMWHPEREPEHAAQDLLMVRRLFQVENR, from the coding sequence GTGAGCCGGCGGATCGGGATCACCCAGCGGTGCGTGGACGACGAACCGACCGGTGAACGCCGCTGGGCCCTCGACGCCCGCTGGTGCGAGTTCCTGACGGCCTGTGACGTCGTCGCCGTGCCGTTGCCGAACATCGCCGCGGCAGCCGTTCAGATGGCGGAGGAGCTGAGCCTCGACGGGTTCCTCTTCACCGGCGGCGGCGATGTCGTGGAAGCGGGCGGGAAACACCCCGAACGCGACCTGACCGAGCGGACCCTGCTGGCGCTGGCGATCCGGGAGAACCGGCCGGTGCTCGGCGTGTGCCGAGGCATGCAGCTGATCGCCGTCGCGCTGGGGGCACGGCTGAGACCGGTGGCAGGACACGTTTCCACCCGCCACACCATCACCTCCGGGGAGGGCAGGCGCGTGGTGAACAGCTACCACGACCTCGCGGTCGACCGGCTTCCGTCTGTGCTGGAAGTGACGGCGTGGTGCGGGGACGTCGTCGAAGCGGTGCGGCACAAGAGCGTTCGTGTCGAGGGAATCATGTGGCATCCGGAACGGGAACCCGAGCACGCCGCGCAAGACCTGCTCATGGTCCGTCGCTTGTTCCAGGTGGAGAACCGATGA
- a CDS encoding NTP transferase domain-containing protein, with protein sequence MKAIVLAAGNGARMRPHTDDRPKCLIELNGRTLLDRQVSALRAGGADEIGVVTGWQGARFAGLGLHTFENPRWADSTMVESLAAAGDWLTDEPVIVSYGDIVFSAATVRSLVRSAAEVAVAYDTEWETVWRQRFDDPLSDAETFKIDADGWVTDIGTRPRSLADVRGQYMGLLRLTPPSWAVLRNARAAGAEIAALDMTGLLGHLIRTGLRVAGVPNDGPWWEFDSPSDVEPGLRVLDSLDAEQEGE encoded by the coding sequence ATGAAGGCCATCGTCCTGGCTGCGGGCAACGGGGCCCGGATGAGGCCCCACACCGACGACCGGCCCAAGTGCCTGATCGAGCTCAACGGCCGCACACTGCTCGACCGCCAGGTGTCGGCACTGCGCGCAGGTGGTGCCGACGAGATCGGCGTCGTCACCGGCTGGCAGGGCGCGCGGTTCGCCGGTCTCGGCTTGCACACGTTCGAAAACCCGCGGTGGGCAGACAGCACGATGGTCGAGTCGCTCGCAGCCGCTGGCGACTGGCTGACCGACGAGCCGGTCATCGTCTCCTACGGCGACATCGTCTTCTCCGCGGCGACCGTCCGCAGTCTCGTGCGATCGGCGGCTGAGGTCGCTGTCGCCTACGACACCGAATGGGAAACCGTGTGGCGGCAACGGTTCGACGACCCGTTGAGCGACGCCGAGACCTTCAAGATCGACGCCGACGGATGGGTGACCGACATCGGGACGAGACCGCGCAGCCTCGCAGACGTGCGCGGGCAGTACATGGGCTTGTTGCGCCTCACCCCACCGTCCTGGGCAGTGCTGCGGAATGCGCGAGCCGCCGGCGCGGAGATCGCGGCACTCGACATGACCGGCCTGCTCGGTCACCTGATCCGCACCGGCCTGCGCGTTGCCGGCGTGCCGAACGACGGCCCGTGGTGGGAGTTCGACAGTCCGTCCGACGTGGAGCCCGGTCTGCGCGTGCTCGACAGCCTGGACGCCGAGCAGGAAGGCGAGTGA
- a CDS encoding adenylyl-sulfate kinase: MTAVESGVVWITGLSGTGKSTVTSIVSSRLIEAGRRPVVLDGDRMRRIMPTTPGYTETERRKVAEFYSRLAHELADQGHLVLCATISLFHDVHRWNRENIEHYLEIWLRVPLAVLKDRPGRAAFYDRGSAGQTALRNVVGVDEPAQFPGEADLVIDNFGDTTAADASDQIVNAVLGRH; the protein is encoded by the coding sequence GTGACCGCAGTGGAATCCGGAGTCGTGTGGATCACCGGTCTGTCCGGGACGGGCAAGAGCACGGTGACGTCGATCGTCAGCAGCAGGCTGATTGAGGCGGGCCGTCGCCCGGTGGTGCTGGACGGTGACCGGATGCGCCGGATCATGCCGACCACACCCGGCTACACCGAAACCGAACGGCGCAAGGTCGCCGAGTTCTACTCGCGGCTCGCGCACGAGCTGGCGGACCAGGGACACCTCGTCCTGTGCGCCACCATCTCCCTGTTCCACGACGTGCACCGCTGGAACCGGGAGAACATCGAGCACTACCTCGAAATCTGGCTGCGCGTGCCACTGGCGGTCTTGAAGGACCGCCCCGGCCGAGCAGCCTTCTACGACCGGGGGAGTGCCGGCCAAACCGCGCTGCGCAACGTGGTCGGCGTGGACGAACCAGCGCAGTTCCCCGGCGAGGCCGACCTGGTCATCGACAACTTCGGCGACACCACCGCCGCCGACGCCTCCGACCAGATCGTCAACGCCGTCCTCGGGCGGCACTGA
- a CDS encoding MFS transporter: MHTAQQPTWTRSDRRLAAATAVLLGTSMGILSYGQPVLLKAIIEARSIPTTRLDLAASLQCLVNALAAAVVVVLCRRMPARHVAAGGALACAVAAVLLASTRNAWQLYLTMSLLGIAIAGCGTLVVSTFVIKTAHNRDRVLSVAFIGSSAGGMIWAPIVSWGLTAGGLAGAAVLLVLGFTLLVALNALLFLRLPPHPSVTEAPPADDGVTLRQAARTAGFWALLLGSTLLTLTQLAGVYHVLFIWQDSDIGTPAMPGAVVAAFAGIGRVAAELLLRSLSTVYLAGVTCALQTAGFVLLAQGGTMPVLFLGSALLGIAVGNSSLVVLLLTPEAFGLRDIERIAGTIYLWTGIGASCGAIVLGLLRHEAGGYRLPVLFFALLSLLAGVLLSQCRRRTPAKP, encoded by the coding sequence GTGCACACCGCACAGCAGCCGACGTGGACCAGGTCGGACCGCCGGCTCGCGGCCGCCACCGCGGTCCTGCTCGGAACGAGCATGGGCATCCTCTCCTACGGTCAGCCCGTCCTGCTCAAGGCGATCATCGAGGCCCGCTCGATCCCGACCACCCGGCTCGACCTCGCCGCCAGCCTGCAGTGCCTGGTCAACGCACTCGCCGCAGCCGTCGTGGTCGTCCTGTGCCGCCGGATGCCCGCACGGCACGTGGCGGCCGGCGGCGCCCTCGCGTGCGCGGTGGCGGCGGTCCTGCTCGCCTCGACCCGCAACGCATGGCAGCTCTACCTGACGATGTCGTTGCTGGGCATCGCGATCGCCGGTTGCGGCACCCTCGTCGTGAGCACGTTCGTCATCAAGACCGCGCACAACAGGGACCGGGTGCTCTCCGTCGCGTTCATCGGGTCGAGCGCGGGCGGGATGATCTGGGCACCGATCGTGAGCTGGGGCCTCACCGCGGGCGGCCTGGCCGGGGCCGCCGTGCTCCTCGTGCTCGGCTTCACCCTGCTGGTCGCGCTCAACGCCCTGCTCTTCCTGCGCCTGCCCCCTCACCCGAGTGTGACCGAGGCACCGCCGGCGGACGACGGCGTCACCCTGCGGCAGGCGGCCCGCACCGCCGGGTTCTGGGCACTGCTCCTCGGCAGCACCCTGCTCACCCTGACCCAGCTCGCGGGCGTCTACCACGTCCTGTTCATCTGGCAGGACTCCGACATCGGCACTCCGGCGATGCCCGGCGCCGTGGTGGCCGCCTTCGCCGGGATCGGCCGGGTGGCAGCGGAACTGCTGTTGCGCTCACTGTCCACTGTGTACCTCGCTGGGGTGACCTGCGCGCTCCAAACGGCCGGGTTCGTCCTGCTCGCCCAAGGCGGCACCATGCCGGTGCTGTTCCTCGGCTCGGCCCTGCTCGGAATCGCGGTCGGCAACAGCTCCCTGGTGGTGCTGCTGCTGACCCCGGAGGCGTTCGGGCTGCGCGACATCGAGCGGATCGCCGGAACGATCTACCTGTGGACCGGGATCGGCGCGTCGTGCGGCGCGATCGTCCTCGGCCTGCTGCGCCACGAAGCCGGCGGCTACCGGCTCCCGGTCCTGTTCTTCGCCTTGCTGTCCCTGCTCGCAGGAGTGCTGCTGTCGCAGTGCAGACGCCGCACGCCCGCGAAGCCCTAG
- a CDS encoding FAD-dependent monooxygenase, translated as MHDVVIVGGGPVGLFLACELGLAGCDVLVLEREPDPRTAWKALPLGMRGLNAGSVEAFYRRGMLSALGVADDPHTSPRNLSHFAGMSLDPANVDIATLPSPALEGVMTTLEAVEQVLSDRAAELGVRVERGVVVDAVVQDEEGVEARSGGRVFPARWLVGCDGGRSAVRGLAGFEFVGTGPQLTGYTAFATIADPEKLSAGFTLTPRGMYLRTPVEGHIGLMDFDGGAFDRSRPPTRDHLQDVLRRISGTDVTLDEVHLAASFTDRAMQTTTYRRGRVLLAGDAAHIHSPLGGQGLNLGIGDALNLGWKLAATVHGHASDGLLDTYTGERHPVGARVLDWSRAQVAVMRPGENAAALQDMIRALLATRDGTTYVFEQVSGLSNRYDLGSEHPLVGRNAPDFCLENGTRLGELLQDGRGVLLDFSGDLGHVARRRPSRVRHAAGPARDDLGLDGVLVRPDGVVAWAGGRDELDQAVSRWFGEAENLRH; from the coding sequence ATGCATGACGTTGTGATCGTGGGCGGCGGCCCGGTCGGGTTGTTCCTGGCCTGCGAGCTCGGCCTCGCCGGGTGCGACGTGCTGGTCCTCGAACGGGAACCGGACCCGCGCACGGCCTGGAAAGCACTTCCGCTCGGGATGCGCGGTCTGAACGCGGGGTCGGTGGAGGCGTTCTACCGGCGGGGCATGCTGTCCGCCCTGGGTGTCGCCGACGATCCGCACACCTCTCCGCGCAACCTGAGCCACTTCGCCGGAATGTCGCTCGATCCGGCGAACGTCGACATCGCGACGTTGCCCAGTCCGGCACTGGAAGGGGTGATGACGACTCTCGAGGCGGTCGAGCAGGTCCTGTCCGACCGGGCGGCCGAACTCGGCGTGCGGGTCGAACGCGGCGTGGTGGTCGACGCCGTCGTGCAGGACGAGGAGGGCGTGGAAGCGAGGTCGGGCGGGCGGGTGTTCCCGGCTCGGTGGCTGGTCGGCTGCGACGGGGGCCGCAGCGCGGTGCGCGGCTTGGCGGGCTTCGAGTTCGTCGGTACCGGGCCACAGCTGACCGGCTACACCGCGTTCGCCACGATCGCCGACCCGGAGAAGCTGAGCGCCGGTTTCACCCTCACGCCGCGCGGGATGTACCTGCGGACGCCGGTGGAGGGGCACATCGGCCTCATGGACTTCGACGGCGGTGCGTTCGACCGCTCGCGGCCACCGACCCGCGACCACCTGCAGGACGTGCTGCGCCGCATCTCCGGCACCGACGTGACGCTGGACGAGGTCCACCTGGCCGCGAGTTTCACCGACCGCGCGATGCAGACGACGACCTACCGGCGCGGCCGGGTGCTGCTCGCGGGCGACGCCGCGCACATCCACTCCCCGCTCGGCGGACAGGGTCTCAACCTCGGCATCGGTGACGCGCTGAACCTGGGGTGGAAGCTGGCCGCGACCGTGCACGGGCACGCGTCCGACGGCCTTCTCGACACCTACACCGGCGAACGCCACCCGGTCGGGGCCCGTGTGCTCGACTGGTCACGTGCCCAGGTGGCGGTCATGCGACCGGGCGAGAACGCGGCGGCACTCCAAGACATGATCCGTGCCCTGCTGGCGACCAGGGACGGTACGACCTACGTGTTCGAGCAGGTGTCGGGCTTGTCGAACCGGTACGACCTGGGCAGTGAGCACCCGCTGGTCGGCCGCAACGCCCCGGATTTCTGCCTTGAGAACGGCACCCGCCTGGGCGAACTGCTGCAGGACGGGCGCGGCGTCCTGCTCGACTTCAGCGGCGATCTCGGCCATGTCGCGCGCCGCCGGCCGAGCCGGGTCCGCCATGCGGCCGGACCTGCTCGCGACGACCTCGGACTGGACGGCGTCCTGGTTCGACCGGACGGCGTCGTGGCCTGGGCCGGTGGACGAGATGAGCTCGATCAGGCTGTCAGCAGGTGGTTCGGTGAGGCCGAAAATCTGCGCCACTAG
- a CDS encoding SGNH/GDSL hydrolase family protein produces MTENEEAGWVRTWGTSPQVTDAVFTDVTLRQELRISGGGRRVRVRLSNEHGTAPVTIGAARLGLATPGGGVQPGSDRVLSFAGRPTTTVPAGAPILSDPVDLRLDALSRLSTSLYLPGRVEACTGHDMPLDVGWAIPGDAVTATVLPPTAEPLEVRALISAVEVMPSGPAEVVVALGDSRVDGAGSTVGAARSWPDRLAERGVHVSNQGISGNRLLNDGMGPSGLARFDRDVLATPGLGSVVVSIGGNDLAISCAPREGGPLDDFLAMFPGDPVTADDVIAGYQQLIARAHDHGVKIYGATLAPYEGDDIFSPAGDAARQAVNHWIRTSGAFDAVLDFDAVWRDPDRPSRMREDLHAGDHLHGNDAGYQALADSVDLSLFG; encoded by the coding sequence ATGACTGAGAACGAAGAAGCCGGCTGGGTCCGGACCTGGGGCACGTCGCCGCAGGTGACCGACGCGGTGTTCACCGATGTGACGCTGCGGCAGGAGCTCCGCATCAGCGGTGGCGGGCGGCGGGTGCGCGTCCGCTTGAGCAACGAGCACGGGACCGCCCCCGTCACCATCGGCGCGGCGAGGCTGGGACTCGCGACGCCCGGCGGTGGTGTGCAGCCGGGAAGTGACCGGGTGCTGAGCTTCGCGGGCCGACCGACGACGACCGTCCCGGCCGGCGCGCCGATCCTCAGCGACCCGGTGGACCTGCGGCTCGACGCCCTCAGCCGGTTGTCGACCAGCCTGTACCTGCCGGGCCGGGTGGAGGCCTGCACCGGCCACGACATGCCGCTGGACGTGGGCTGGGCGATCCCGGGTGACGCCGTGACCGCCACCGTCCTGCCCCCGACCGCCGAACCCCTGGAGGTGCGTGCCCTGATCTCCGCGGTCGAGGTGATGCCCAGCGGCCCCGCCGAGGTCGTCGTGGCGCTGGGCGACTCGCGCGTCGACGGGGCCGGTTCCACGGTGGGAGCCGCCCGCAGCTGGCCGGACCGGCTGGCCGAGCGCGGTGTCCACGTCTCCAACCAGGGAATCAGCGGCAACCGCCTGCTCAACGACGGGATGGGCCCCTCGGGGCTGGCCCGGTTCGACCGCGACGTGCTGGCCACGCCGGGTCTCGGATCCGTCGTGGTGTCGATCGGCGGCAACGACCTCGCGATCTCCTGCGCCCCGCGGGAGGGCGGACCGCTCGACGACTTCCTCGCGATGTTCCCCGGCGACCCGGTGACCGCGGACGACGTCATCGCGGGCTACCAGCAGCTGATCGCCCGCGCACACGACCACGGGGTGAAGATCTACGGCGCGACGCTGGCGCCGTACGAGGGTGATGACATCTTCAGCCCGGCTGGCGACGCCGCGCGTCAGGCGGTCAACCACTGGATCCGCACGAGCGGCGCCTTCGACGCGGTCCTCGACTTCGACGCCGTCTGGCGGGACCCGGACCGGCCGAGCCGGATGCGGGAGGACCTGCACGCGGGCGATCACCTGCACGGCAACGACGCCGGCTACCAGGCCCTGGCCGACTCCGTCGACCTGTCGCTCTTCGGCTGA
- a CDS encoding BTAD domain-containing putative transcriptional regulator: protein MDGGAQLRVSLLGPFEVSRGENVLPVAGARLQGLLVRLALAAGRPVEPGVLVDAIWGDDPPAGPASALQSLVTRLRRAVSPADATADVVVQVPGGYRLAVDAEVDALRFERLSAAGRERLRAGDPEAARSDLADAVALWGDHPGAEPAAIAAVAPAVATRLAHVSIEAVTDLAEAELALGQTEAAAVRLTRLLADHPVHERAAAVLMDALAAAGRQAEALTVYERVRVALADVLGADPGTALRERHLRLLRPDAGTSAPAADVPRAPRPSHLPAPLTSFVGRADELARVKSLLATNRLVTVLGPGGAGKTRLALEAARRHRDDHRDGAWLVDLAPVTDPTKVAAAVLAAIGLRGAAVLDARKRIDGDELDVLAGELGGKRCLLLVDNCEHLIDAVAHFTAELLSRCPELRVLATSREHLAVHGEALVPLGPLALPEPGDGVEQARRAASVRLFVERAAAVRPGFEVDPSTLPLIKSVTRGLDGMPLALELAAARLRTLSLSDVAEGLSDRFRVLATGSRTAPPRHRTLRAVIAWSWDLLGEHERVVAQRIATCPGGVTPASAAALCAGTTVPAAEVPPLLDALVDRSLLQCAPGTGRYRMLETIREYGIGQLTGIGDMATTRDLAASYFTGLMARHDPQLRGPDQLTAMEVISAEYDNIVAALSHLCAAHDSRGAIALALNMTWYWQMSGGHPDGARWLAEALAVPGGQPSPEWDCARAVHLLNRANVVLGITTEQAAHDRNEMRELAHRLLGHHRLPGHHRVRGPILLALLDDEAAPASFQGLADGEDVWLSGLAHMFLGEIAENAGEPDRMRVHVEASLACFRQTGDRWGQAATLPMRAQLRRYDDLDGALADLAEARTLAGQFGVLSPGDQLHQDLRWIDLHLRRGDTGQALAVLHLARDRALHSSSVDMRFLVDVREADVRLRLGDLDRAADLLDDAERRLRDDTIAPADHARTLVSSTRAALRVAQGDLSGADTALRQAYTTALATREMPNLASVAVTAAALAAGKGQPHDSAVLLGLAARLRGAHDTTDPQIRELTRQDAEFAAAYAKGWETDPRTAAEELAARLCDSG from the coding sequence ATGGACGGAGGTGCACAGCTCCGCGTCTCACTGCTCGGCCCCTTCGAGGTGTCCCGCGGTGAGAACGTCCTGCCCGTCGCGGGCGCGCGGCTGCAGGGCCTGCTCGTGCGGCTGGCACTCGCGGCGGGCCGCCCGGTCGAGCCGGGTGTGCTGGTCGACGCGATCTGGGGCGACGACCCGCCTGCCGGACCTGCCTCCGCCCTGCAGTCGCTCGTCACCCGGCTGCGCCGGGCGGTCAGCCCTGCCGATGCAACAGCTGACGTCGTCGTCCAGGTCCCGGGCGGATACCGGCTGGCGGTGGACGCCGAGGTGGACGCGCTGCGCTTCGAACGGCTCAGCGCTGCCGGTCGGGAACGCCTGCGCGCAGGTGACCCGGAGGCTGCGAGGTCCGACCTCGCCGACGCGGTGGCGCTGTGGGGCGACCACCCCGGCGCCGAACCCGCGGCCATCGCCGCGGTGGCCCCCGCGGTCGCCACCCGGCTGGCACACGTGTCGATCGAGGCGGTCACCGACCTCGCGGAGGCCGAGTTGGCACTGGGCCAGACCGAAGCGGCCGCCGTGCGGCTGACCAGGTTGCTGGCCGACCACCCGGTCCACGAGCGGGCCGCCGCGGTGCTGATGGACGCACTCGCCGCTGCGGGGCGTCAGGCCGAGGCACTCACCGTCTACGAACGCGTCCGCGTCGCACTGGCCGACGTGCTGGGCGCCGATCCGGGAACCGCCTTGCGGGAACGCCACCTGCGCCTGCTGCGCCCCGACGCGGGAACCTCGGCGCCCGCAGCCGACGTGCCGCGGGCGCCCCGGCCGTCTCACCTGCCGGCACCGCTGACCAGCTTCGTCGGCCGCGCCGACGAGCTCGCCCGCGTCAAGTCGCTGCTGGCCACCAATCGGCTGGTCACCGTGCTCGGTCCTGGCGGTGCCGGCAAGACCAGGCTGGCCCTGGAGGCCGCCCGCCGGCACCGCGACGACCACCGCGACGGCGCCTGGCTCGTCGACCTCGCGCCGGTCACCGATCCCACCAAGGTCGCCGCGGCAGTGCTCGCCGCGATCGGGCTCCGTGGCGCCGCGGTGCTCGACGCCCGCAAGCGGATCGACGGCGACGAACTGGACGTCCTCGCGGGCGAGCTCGGCGGCAAGCGGTGCCTGCTGCTGGTCGACAACTGCGAGCACCTGATCGACGCCGTCGCCCATTTCACCGCCGAGCTGCTGTCCCGTTGCCCTGAGCTGCGGGTGCTGGCCACCAGCCGCGAACACCTCGCGGTGCACGGCGAAGCCCTCGTACCGCTGGGCCCACTCGCCCTGCCCGAACCCGGCGACGGCGTCGAGCAGGCGCGGCGGGCGGCCTCGGTCCGCTTGTTCGTGGAACGCGCCGCCGCGGTGCGACCCGGTTTCGAGGTCGACCCTTCAACGCTGCCGCTGATCAAATCCGTCACGCGTGGCCTGGACGGCATGCCGCTGGCCCTCGAGCTGGCCGCGGCCCGGTTGCGGACGCTGTCACTGTCCGATGTGGCCGAAGGGCTCTCCGACCGGTTCCGGGTGCTCGCCACCGGCAGCCGCACCGCACCACCCCGGCACCGCACCCTGCGTGCGGTGATCGCCTGGAGCTGGGACCTGCTCGGCGAACACGAACGCGTTGTCGCGCAACGGATCGCCACCTGCCCCGGCGGCGTCACGCCCGCCTCCGCCGCCGCACTGTGCGCTGGCACCACCGTGCCGGCCGCCGAGGTTCCCCCGCTGCTCGACGCCCTCGTCGACCGGTCGCTGCTCCAGTGCGCACCGGGCACCGGCCGCTACCGCATGCTGGAGACCATCCGCGAGTACGGCATCGGACAGCTGACCGGCATCGGTGACATGGCCACGACCCGCGATCTGGCCGCCTCCTACTTCACCGGCCTGATGGCGCGCCACGACCCGCAGCTGCGCGGACCTGACCAGCTGACGGCCATGGAGGTCATCAGCGCCGAGTACGACAACATCGTCGCCGCACTGAGCCACCTGTGCGCCGCCCACGACTCCCGTGGCGCGATCGCACTCGCCCTGAACATGACCTGGTACTGGCAGATGTCCGGCGGTCACCCGGACGGTGCACGGTGGCTGGCCGAGGCGCTGGCGGTGCCCGGCGGGCAGCCGAGCCCGGAGTGGGACTGTGCCCGAGCCGTCCACCTGCTCAACCGAGCGAACGTGGTCCTCGGCATCACCACCGAGCAGGCCGCGCACGACCGCAACGAGATGCGCGAGCTGGCCCACCGCCTGCTCGGTCACCACCGGTTGCCCGGCCACCACCGCGTGCGCGGGCCGATCCTGCTGGCACTGCTCGACGACGAAGCCGCGCCGGCGAGCTTCCAGGGTCTCGCCGACGGTGAGGACGTGTGGCTGTCCGGACTGGCCCACATGTTCCTCGGTGAGATCGCCGAGAACGCGGGCGAGCCCGACCGGATGAGGGTCCACGTGGAGGCGTCCCTCGCCTGCTTCCGCCAGACCGGTGACCGCTGGGGCCAAGCCGCCACGCTGCCGATGCGCGCCCAGCTCCGCCGGTACGACGACCTGGACGGGGCGCTGGCCGACCTGGCGGAGGCGCGGACCCTGGCCGGCCAGTTCGGGGTGCTGAGCCCCGGCGACCAGCTCCACCAGGACCTGCGGTGGATCGACCTGCACCTGCGGCGCGGCGACACCGGCCAGGCGCTCGCGGTGCTCCACCTCGCCCGTGACCGGGCGCTGCACTCGTCCTCTGTGGACATGCGGTTCCTCGTCGACGTCCGAGAAGCCGACGTGCGGCTGCGGCTCGGCGACCTCGACCGGGCCGCCGACCTGCTCGACGACGCCGAACGACGGTTGCGCGACGACACCATCGCCCCCGCGGACCACGCCCGGACCCTGGTCAGCAGCACACGGGCCGCTCTCCGCGTGGCACAAGGCGACCTGTCCGGCGCCGATACCGCGCTGCGGCAGGCCTACACGACCGCGCTGGCGACCCGCGAGATGCCGAACCTGGCCTCGGTGGCGGTGACCGCGGCCGCACTCGCCGCAGGGAAAGGCCAGCCGCACGACTCCGCCGTCCTGCTCGGACTCGCGGCCCGCCTGCGCGGTGCGCACGACACCACCGACCCGCAGATCCGTGAACTCACCCGTCAGGACGCGGAGTTCGCCGCCGCGTACGCGAAGGGCTGGGAGACGGATCCGCGGACAGCAGCGGAAGAGCTCGCTGCCAGGCTGTGCGACTCGGGGTGA
- a CDS encoding TetR/AcrR family transcriptional regulator yields MTFQRARTEEQREVRRRAILETTSAMLEEMPVAEVSLNELSRRVGLAKTAVLRYFESREAVLLDLMDERTATWLAELEQELARGVDEERTAVERAEQVADVLSRSLAKQTALCDLYGAQGGVLEHNVSVEVVRRHKKASLSNLAVMAGLVRRYLPEVGERAEHFCLTVLLVAGALSGYTSPPPSLLAVYESEPELAVHRIELEAALRLGIITWLVGVLPRS; encoded by the coding sequence ATGACGTTCCAGCGGGCGCGCACGGAAGAGCAGCGTGAGGTCCGGCGCCGGGCGATCCTGGAGACGACCTCGGCGATGCTCGAGGAGATGCCGGTCGCCGAGGTGAGCCTGAACGAGCTGAGCCGGCGGGTGGGTCTGGCCAAGACGGCGGTGCTGCGCTACTTCGAGTCGCGCGAGGCGGTGCTGCTCGACCTGATGGACGAGCGGACGGCGACCTGGCTGGCCGAGCTGGAGCAGGAGCTTGCTCGCGGTGTCGACGAAGAGCGAACCGCGGTGGAACGGGCCGAGCAGGTCGCCGACGTGCTCAGTCGGTCGCTCGCCAAGCAGACGGCGCTGTGTGACCTCTATGGCGCGCAGGGTGGGGTGCTGGAGCACAACGTCTCGGTGGAAGTGGTCCGCAGGCACAAGAAGGCGTCGCTGAGCAACCTCGCGGTGATGGCCGGTCTCGTGCGGCGGTATCTGCCGGAGGTCGGCGAGCGCGCGGAGCACTTCTGCCTGACCGTCTTGCTGGTGGCCGGCGCGTTGTCCGGTTACACCTCGCCGCCGCCGAGTCTGCTGGCGGTGTACGAGTCCGAGCCGGAACTGGCGGTGCACCGCATCGAACTGGAGGCGGCCCTGCGGCTCGGGATCATCACCTGGCTCGTGGGCGTGCTGCCACGTTCCTGA
- a CDS encoding SDR family NAD(P)-dependent oxidoreductase, with the protein MTKWTEQQIPSQDGRVAVITGANTGLGFETARRLAERGAAVVLAVRDTAKGEQAAARINGDVSVQELDLTSLESVRAAAADLRATHPRIDLLINNAGVMYTPKQTTRDGFEMQFGTNHLGHFALTGLLLDHLLPVPGSRVVTVSSTGHRINAAIHFDDLQWEHSYSRSAAYGQSKLANLMFTYELQRRLAAHGTTTAVAAHPGISNTELARNTPAAARRLITLLAPVMTQPASAGALPTLRAATDPAVLGGQYYGPDGLAERRGHPRLVTSSPDSYDLTVQQRLWAVSEDLTGVRFPVGQAAAAA; encoded by the coding sequence ATGACGAAGTGGACCGAGCAGCAGATCCCGAGCCAGGACGGCCGCGTCGCCGTGATCACCGGCGCCAACACCGGACTGGGCTTCGAGACCGCCCGGCGGCTCGCCGAACGCGGGGCAGCGGTCGTGCTGGCCGTGCGCGACACCGCCAAGGGCGAACAGGCCGCCGCCAGGATCAACGGCGACGTCTCCGTGCAGGAGCTCGACCTGACCTCACTGGAATCGGTGCGCGCCGCCGCCGCCGACCTGCGCGCCACCCACCCGCGGATCGACCTGCTGATCAACAACGCCGGCGTGATGTACACCCCCAAGCAGACCACCCGCGACGGCTTCGAAATGCAGTTCGGCACCAACCACCTGGGCCACTTCGCACTCACCGGCCTGCTGCTCGACCACCTGCTGCCCGTGCCCGGCTCCAGGGTGGTCACCGTCAGCAGCACCGGCCACCGCATCAACGCCGCCATCCACTTCGACGACCTGCAGTGGGAGCACTCCTACAGCCGATCCGCCGCCTACGGCCAGTCCAAGCTCGCCAACCTGATGTTCACCTACGAGCTGCAGCGCCGTCTCGCCGCACACGGCACCACCACCGCGGTGGCCGCACACCCCGGCATCTCCAACACCGAACTGGCGCGCAACACCCCCGCGGCCGCCCGCCGGTTGATCACCCTGCTCGCCCCGGTGATGACCCAGCCCGCCTCGGCGGGCGCACTCCCCACCCTGCGCGCCGCCACCGACCCGGCCGTCCTCGGCGGCCAGTACTACGGCCCCGACGGCCTGGCCGAGCGGCGCGGCCACCCGAGGCTGGTCACCTCCAGCCCCGACTCCTACGACCTGACCGTGCAGCAACGCCTCTGGGCCGTCTCGGAAGATCTCACCGGCGTGCGGTTCCCGGTCGGCCAGGCAGCCGCCGCGGCGTGA